One genomic region from Fibrobacter sp. encodes:
- a CDS encoding response regulator encodes MRVERKIKGDNVWLQYVALVLFFFFSIVAVSVYFFNSFLNLANEEITRSGMAAAEKDAEIVNNILDDGKSSLLLVQRLTERILKDDMPLSEVEALFVTESERYKTQRESEYFGIYGYVNGTYIDGDHKNPSKDFKAQDTPWFKSAVRARTDEPQIIAFGDASDGQRVVAICKAFNNKQDVVSLSIPLKRIRSYSKSLSNAEKKWLLMDLAGNIIDHHVDLEVGQNYLSDAYWGTEKENLARKVTRARSGMVNVIYEGKESYAFVAPLENEWLLVSFLDKASATESVRWLMVRNVMVVVSLLLIVVVICGLTFLRHRKISKIIKAKRVIQKKMNHEMLASINGILGMNSVVMKSIRDESTRVFSESIGSAMQDLHALISDANDFSFIERGNSKSVSEGYELFTLISDCYNNVMLKAKLKNLQVSLECDPELPSSLWGDVKRLRQTLYNLLTDAVKRTESGGILISVGFDKSPKVLGASDSSIVLKIAIRDTGESLNFDQLVDDNWDNASAELCIAKMLLTACGGDLVVKSRYGESTTFMVSLPQVVLNVEPMGDFFVRYNVSLIEKETFDTLFAPSARILVVDDVDINLKVVAGLLKTSKIQVDMAVSATQCLELVAIRHYDLILLDYSLPVMDGIKTFERMKKIENSPNKDTPVIIATAKTIEFSDSYLKLGLTDFIVKPYQEQDLMRILAWYLPKNLILTGDDLLEFPQRKNSGKSSTKKSQERFENETEELEFHSVLTPEEKLFVFDDVLNVKMGLEYFSHDVRCYCEVLQEFVRDNKAENFKKLYAAEDWENYLVLIHSTRNVAYAIGADDLSRMAQSIESACKDLKYDEVANLHAGFVNLYEENVEKIKKGLSEYES; translated from the coding sequence ATGCGTGTAGAACGAAAAATAAAAGGCGATAATGTCTGGCTTCAGTATGTTGCCTTGGTGCTTTTCTTCTTTTTCAGCATAGTCGCCGTTTCTGTCTACTTCTTTAATTCCTTCCTGAATCTCGCCAACGAGGAAATCACCCGATCCGGGATGGCTGCGGCAGAGAAGGACGCGGAAATCGTCAACAACATTTTGGACGATGGCAAAAGTAGCCTGCTGCTGGTGCAGCGTTTGACTGAAAGAATCCTTAAGGACGACATGCCCCTTTCTGAAGTGGAGGCATTGTTTGTTACAGAATCTGAACGTTACAAGACCCAGCGTGAATCTGAATACTTTGGAATTTACGGCTATGTCAATGGAACGTACATTGATGGTGACCATAAGAATCCTTCAAAGGATTTCAAGGCTCAGGATACGCCCTGGTTCAAGAGTGCCGTTCGAGCAAGAACCGACGAACCCCAGATTATTGCCTTTGGCGATGCAAGCGATGGCCAGCGTGTGGTCGCTATTTGCAAGGCGTTCAATAATAAGCAGGATGTGGTTTCACTAAGCATTCCGCTGAAGAGGATTAGAAGCTATTCAAAGTCCTTGAGCAATGCCGAAAAGAAATGGCTGCTGATGGACCTGGCCGGAAATATCATTGATCACCATGTTGATTTGGAAGTGGGCCAGAATTATTTGTCCGACGCCTATTGGGGTACGGAAAAGGAAAACCTTGCCCGTAAGGTAACCCGAGCTAGAAGCGGCATGGTCAATGTGATTTATGAGGGCAAGGAATCTTACGCTTTTGTCGCGCCTCTTGAAAACGAGTGGCTGTTGGTGTCGTTCCTGGATAAGGCTTCTGCAACAGAAAGCGTGCGCTGGCTTATGGTTCGCAACGTCATGGTGGTTGTTTCCCTGTTGCTGATCGTTGTTGTTATTTGTGGTTTGACCTTCCTTAGGCATCGTAAAATCTCGAAGATCATCAAGGCAAAGCGTGTTATCCAGAAGAAGATGAACCATGAGATGCTGGCTTCGATCAATGGCATTCTTGGAATGAACTCCGTGGTGATGAAGAGTATTCGTGATGAAAGTACGCGAGTGTTTTCGGAAAGTATCGGTTCTGCAATGCAGGATCTGCATGCCTTGATTAGCGATGCCAACGACTTTTCCTTTATTGAAAGAGGCAACTCGAAGTCTGTGTCGGAAGGCTATGAACTTTTCACGTTGATTTCCGACTGCTACAACAATGTCATGCTCAAGGCCAAGCTGAAGAACTTGCAGGTGTCGCTGGAATGCGATCCGGAACTTCCTTCAAGCTTGTGGGGCGACGTTAAGCGACTTCGCCAGACCCTCTACAATCTTTTGACGGATGCGGTCAAGAGAACTGAATCGGGTGGCATATTGATTTCCGTAGGTTTCGACAAGTCCCCGAAGGTCCTGGGCGCTTCCGACAGCAGCATCGTGCTGAAAATCGCTATCAGAGATACGGGCGAGTCCTTGAACTTTGATCAACTTGTCGATGACAACTGGGACAATGCCAGCGCAGAACTCTGCATCGCTAAAATGCTCTTGACGGCATGCGGTGGCGACCTTGTGGTGAAGAGCCGCTATGGGGAAAGTACTACCTTCATGGTGTCCTTGCCTCAGGTGGTTTTGAATGTGGAACCGATGGGTGACTTCTTTGTCCGTTACAATGTGTCTCTCATTGAAAAGGAAACCTTCGACACTTTGTTTGCCCCGTCCGCAAGAATCCTTGTGGTTGATGACGTGGACATCAACTTGAAAGTGGTGGCGGGTCTTTTGAAAACGTCCAAGATCCAGGTGGATATGGCGGTGAGCGCAACGCAGTGCCTGGAACTTGTGGCCATTCGACATTACGACCTGATTTTGCTGGACTATTCCTTGCCGGTCATGGATGGTATCAAAACCTTTGAGCGAATGAAGAAAATCGAGAATTCCCCCAACAAGGATACTCCGGTTATTATTGCGACGGCAAAAACTATCGAGTTCAGCGACTCCTATTTGAAGCTGGGCTTGACGGACTTTATCGTGAAACCGTACCAGGAACAGGACTTGATGAGGATTCTTGCCTGGTACCTTCCCAAGAACCTTATCCTGACTGGTGATGACTTGCTGGAATTCCCGCAGAGAAAGAATTCGGGAAAATCTTCTACAAAGAAATCCCAGGAGCGATTTGAAAACGAAACCGAGGAACTGGAGTTCCATTCTGTTTTGACTCCCGAAGAAAAACTGTTTGTATTCGACGATGTTCTGAACGTGAAAATGGGATTGGAATATTTCTCCCATGATGTACGTTGCTATTGCGAAGTCCTTCAGGAATTTGTTCGTGATAACAAGGCTGAAAATTTCAAGAAGTTGTATGCGGCGGAGGACTGGGAAAACTATCTGGTTCTAATCCATTCCACAAGAAATGTCGCCTATGCCATTGGCGCTGATGACTTGTCCCGAATGGCCCAGAGTATTGAGTCTGCTTGCAAGGATCTTAAGTACGACGAAGTGGCAAATCTTCACGCGGGCTTTGTGAACTTGTACGAAGAAAACGTTGAAAAGATAAAGAAGGGCTTGTCTGAATATGAAAGTTAG
- a CDS encoding NUDIX domain-containing protein, whose amino-acid sequence MEEQIDVLNPDGTFAGYARGRTEVHAKGLWHRTVHIWAFDKDDRILFQLRARVKENNPGLLDTSCAGHISAGDDSRNAAVRELREELGVVKNADDLEYLFESTHESVLNGGEYLDNEYYDVYRIRLSDEEAAALVPQPGEVDDFVWMTRQEFFAKHKLDPGKFVDHPKDFNWLLAL is encoded by the coding sequence GTGGAAGAGCAGATTGATGTCCTGAATCCGGATGGAACTTTTGCGGGTTATGCTCGCGGAAGAACCGAAGTTCACGCCAAGGGCCTCTGGCACCGCACCGTGCATATCTGGGCCTTCGACAAGGATGACAGAATCCTGTTCCAGTTGCGCGCCCGCGTGAAGGAGAATAATCCGGGACTTTTGGACACCAGTTGCGCCGGCCATATTTCCGCTGGTGATGATAGCCGCAATGCAGCCGTCCGTGAACTCCGTGAGGAACTTGGCGTGGTGAAAAACGCCGATGATCTGGAATATCTCTTCGAGTCCACCCATGAAAGCGTTTTGAATGGCGGCGAATATCTGGACAATGAATATTATGACGTTTATCGAATTCGTTTGTCCGATGAGGAAGCTGCTGCTTTGGTGCCGCAGCCTGGTGAAGTTGATGATTTCGTGTGGATGACCCGCCAGGAATTTTTTGCCAAGCACAAACTTGATCCTGGTAAATTCGTGGACCATCCCAAGGATTTTAACTGGCTATTGGCCTTGTAG
- the raiA gene encoding ribosome-associated translation inhibitor RaiA: MDIQFSARHFNASAGLQDRIQEEMDKLAKFYPNITSASVVLDHEVEHQRHCEITVNITGSQVVASADEENMGKAVDVALDRVKIQLKKANDKQNDHRAQPVSDVV; this comes from the coding sequence ATGGATATTCAGTTTTCTGCTCGTCATTTTAATGCATCTGCTGGTCTTCAGGATCGTATCCAGGAAGAAATGGACAAACTCGCCAAGTTCTATCCGAACATTACCAGCGCCTCCGTCGTTTTGGACCATGAAGTAGAACATCAGCGTCACTGCGAAATCACCGTGAACATTACCGGTTCCCAGGTTGTCGCTTCCGCCGATGAAGAAAACATGGGCAAGGCTGTTGATGTTGCTCTTGATCGCGTTAAAATCCAGCTCAAGAAGGCAAACGACAAGCAGAATGACCATCGAGCACAGCCCGTATCTGATGTTGTTTAA
- the rpoN gene encoding RNA polymerase factor sigma-54, with translation MALDLGMNLAQGQRLEQTLSPQLLQSINILQKTSLEIETAIKEEVESNPLLELDDSVPEEEREVRDEELPESGAELVNDAGSDYDPDNSFDNGSLDDSALMDRGMLDDPNAGDLNYERYLGDGSSDEDAPFKDLNAASKDADEEWDRPIKDNGKSLQEQLRDQLMLWSGTRELLEQLKESGCTEKRFRALVEYLIDSVSEEGFLLGGDAEHAPVSESSDEYINEIEKMIRREIPLEETSVPVREAVHVLQGFNPRGIGARDQRECFLIQAYAIPKFPELGIKILENCYEDLLALRYAKIGKTLGASTEDVQKAVASFAKLNPHPGFQLSNARVQTIAADMKIVEKRGKFDVEVTRSSTQKRLRINQTYKSILDDKSASKDARDFVKTHLNKAVEFMKSLDNRYSTMELVMRAILKRQKEFFTQGPAFLKPMILQDIADDVKRDVSTVNRVTNGKYVDTPYGVYELKRFFTSGVKQGASPDAEEVGSAQILDAMKKMIDEEDKKKPLSDQAISDKLAEMGMKVARRTVAKYRENSLHILTASQRKQIK, from the coding sequence ATGGCTTTAGATTTAGGAATGAATTTGGCCCAGGGCCAACGATTGGAGCAGACGCTGTCGCCGCAGCTTCTGCAGTCCATCAATATTCTTCAAAAGACATCTTTGGAAATTGAAACCGCCATCAAGGAAGAAGTGGAAAGCAATCCTCTTCTGGAACTGGACGATAGCGTTCCTGAAGAAGAACGCGAAGTACGCGACGAGGAACTTCCGGAGTCGGGTGCAGAACTTGTGAACGACGCAGGCTCCGACTACGATCCAGACAATAGCTTTGACAACGGTTCCCTGGACGATAGCGCCTTGATGGACCGCGGCATGCTTGACGACCCTAACGCAGGCGACTTGAATTACGAGCGTTACCTCGGTGACGGTTCCTCCGACGAAGACGCGCCCTTCAAGGATTTGAACGCCGCCTCGAAGGATGCCGACGAGGAATGGGACCGCCCCATCAAGGATAACGGAAAGAGCCTGCAGGAACAGTTGCGTGATCAGCTGATGCTCTGGTCCGGTACCCGCGAATTGCTTGAACAGCTTAAGGAAAGCGGCTGTACCGAAAAGCGTTTCCGCGCCCTGGTGGAGTACCTGATTGACTCTGTCAGCGAAGAAGGTTTCCTGCTGGGCGGCGATGCGGAACATGCTCCCGTCAGCGAATCTTCCGACGAGTACATCAACGAAATCGAGAAGATGATCCGCCGCGAGATTCCTCTTGAGGAAACCAGCGTGCCTGTGCGCGAAGCGGTCCATGTGCTGCAGGGCTTCAACCCCCGCGGTATCGGTGCCCGCGATCAGCGTGAATGTTTCCTGATCCAGGCTTACGCAATCCCCAAGTTCCCTGAGCTGGGAATCAAGATTCTTGAAAACTGCTACGAGGACTTGCTCGCCTTGCGTTACGCAAAAATCGGCAAGACTCTTGGCGCCTCCACCGAAGACGTACAGAAGGCTGTGGCCAGCTTTGCAAAGCTGAATCCCCATCCGGGTTTCCAGCTTTCCAACGCCCGCGTGCAGACCATTGCCGCCGACATGAAGATTGTGGAAAAGCGTGGAAAGTTCGATGTGGAAGTGACCCGCTCCTCCACCCAGAAGCGCCTCCGCATCAATCAGACCTACAAGTCCATTCTCGACGACAAGAGCGCATCCAAGGATGCCCGCGATTTCGTGAAGACCCACCTGAACAAGGCGGTGGAATTCATGAAGTCCCTGGACAACCGCTACTCCACCATGGAGCTTGTTATGCGCGCCATTCTCAAGCGTCAGAAGGAATTCTTTACCCAGGGTCCGGCGTTCCTCAAGCCCATGATTCTGCAGGACATTGCAGACGACGTAAAGCGTGACGTTAGCACTGTGAACCGCGTGACCAACGGTAAGTACGTGGATACTCCCTACGGCGTCTACGAACTCAAGCGTTTCTTCACCTCAGGTGTGAAGCAGGGCGCATCTCCCGATGCAGAGGAAGTGGGTTCCGCACAAATTCTCGACGCCATGAAGAAGATGATCGACGAAGAGGACAAGAAGAAGCCGCTTTCCGATCAGGCTATTTCAGACAAACTTGCAGAAATGGGGATGAAGGTTGCCCGCCGTACCGTTGCGAAGTACCGCGAGAACTCCCTTCACATCCTCACCGCAAGCCAGCGCAAGCAAATTAAATAA
- a CDS encoding MlaD family protein, with the protein MNRFVRLVKENVIPSIVFTIIAVSCILAWYTLHPASPYHSRYSFVVAYDAIGTLSPGNRVEVRGISKGEITKVELTEDAVYVTARVLADTKIPVNSEFRLINSGLMGEREMCVLTGDSPIMVNDGDTLKGHYDEGTSGVVKSLLAALDDLDEVLDTLYAFVDSVTEGSTGQQIKRIIKKGDRLVRVGKSDIKSWIGEATQLFDQLDGALEKTKTILTAAVDQGKLRVEDAQNLITRADALLKRLGVAKNQSQNLFDDLSKQDNTAALILADDSKFLKEVDKIILDASNLVADVKKQGIRVNIDFDFFRK; encoded by the coding sequence ATGAATAGATTCGTCAGGCTTGTTAAAGAAAACGTGATTCCCTCGATAGTGTTTACCATTATCGCGGTGTCCTGCATTTTGGCCTGGTACACTCTTCATCCGGCTAGCCCCTACCACAGCAGATATTCCTTTGTGGTGGCCTACGATGCCATCGGTACCCTTTCCCCGGGCAACCGTGTGGAGGTCCGCGGTATTTCCAAGGGCGAAATCACCAAGGTGGAGTTGACAGAGGATGCGGTTTACGTGACTGCACGAGTCCTTGCCGATACCAAGATTCCGGTGAACTCCGAATTCCGCCTGATCAACTCCGGCTTGATGGGCGAACGTGAAATGTGCGTTCTGACCGGCGATAGTCCGATCATGGTCAATGACGGTGATACCTTGAAGGGTCATTACGACGAAGGTACTTCCGGCGTGGTGAAGAGCCTCCTTGCCGCCTTGGACGATTTGGACGAAGTTCTCGATACTTTGTACGCTTTTGTAGACTCTGTTACCGAAGGTTCCACGGGTCAGCAAATCAAGCGCATCATCAAGAAGGGTGACCGCCTGGTTCGAGTGGGCAAGTCTGATATCAAGTCCTGGATTGGGGAGGCTACCCAGTTGTTCGACCAGCTGGATGGCGCCCTGGAGAAGACAAAGACCATCTTGACTGCAGCGGTAGACCAGGGTAAGCTGAGGGTTGAAGATGCCCAGAACCTGATTACCCGTGCGGATGCTCTCCTGAAGCGCCTGGGTGTGGCGAAGAACCAGAGCCAGAATTTGTTCGATGACCTTTCCAAACAAGATAATACGGCGGCATTGATCCTCGCCGACGATAGCAAGTTCCTCAAGGAAGTGGACAAAATAATCCTTGATGCCAGCAATTTGGTGGCCGATGTCAAGAAGCAGGGCATCCGAGTCAACATCGATTTTGATTTTTTTAGAAAATAA
- the hprK gene encoding HPr(Ser) kinase/phosphatase → MAESRLKDIKILHRERFLVRDFFCRYGKDLQMANHSAEECLDTPIAESGIHRPGLAMAGYTSVYSSQQIQVVGHTEWNYLESIGSQGRAKVFENLSVFKAPMWVVTHAQQPHRELRDMCEKKGIPLFSTTLHTYEFVKLAQRILEEFFAPHAIIHGSLVDVYGIGMLFVGDSNVGKSECVLDLVESGHRMVADDVVHISNVGKSIIGRPDPLIKHHMEIRGVGILDIRSMFGIHAIRKQKKIETIVELQQWRQDGGYDRTGLNEQEEVVMGIKIPKVVIPVAPGKNLTVISEVIAMNTLMKMNGQNVAEDFNEALMQKIKAKAKGEFVDDLLDFDPQNWSYYE, encoded by the coding sequence ATGGCTGAATCAAGATTGAAAGATATTAAGATCCTGCACAGGGAACGCTTCCTTGTGCGGGACTTTTTTTGTCGTTACGGAAAAGACCTGCAGATGGCCAACCACTCTGCAGAAGAATGTTTAGATACTCCCATTGCCGAAAGTGGTATTCATCGCCCGGGCCTCGCCATGGCCGGATACACATCGGTTTATAGTTCCCAGCAGATTCAGGTTGTGGGCCATACGGAATGGAACTACCTGGAATCCATCGGCTCCCAGGGCCGCGCCAAGGTTTTCGAGAACTTGTCTGTGTTCAAGGCCCCCATGTGGGTGGTGACTCACGCCCAGCAGCCTCACAGGGAACTTCGCGACATGTGCGAGAAGAAGGGTATCCCCCTGTTCTCCACCACGCTCCATACTTATGAATTTGTCAAGCTTGCCCAGCGAATTCTCGAAGAGTTTTTCGCTCCCCATGCCATTATCCACGGAAGCCTTGTGGACGTGTACGGCATCGGTATGCTGTTCGTAGGCGACAGCAATGTGGGTAAGTCCGAATGTGTGCTGGACCTTGTGGAAAGTGGCCACCGTATGGTCGCCGACGACGTGGTCCATATCAGCAACGTGGGCAAGTCCATTATCGGACGCCCGGACCCGCTGATCAAGCATCACATGGAAATCCGCGGCGTTGGCATTCTGGATATCCGCTCCATGTTTGGTATCCATGCTATCCGCAAGCAGAAGAAGATTGAAACCATCGTGGAACTGCAGCAGTGGCGCCAGGATGGCGGTTACGACCGTACGGGTCTCAACGAACAGGAAGAAGTCGTCATGGGCATCAAGATTCCCAAGGTGGTGATTCCTGTGGCCCCGGGTAAGAACCTGACGGTGATTTCCGAAGTCATCGCCATGAATACCTTGATGAAAATGAATGGCCAGAACGTGGCCGAGGACTTCAACGAAGCCCTAATGCAGAAGATTAAGGCCAAGGCCAAGGGCGAATTCGTGGATGATTTACTAGATTTCGATCCACAGAACTGGTCCTACTATGAATAG
- a CDS encoding response regulator — translation MKVSVGRKDSPLTKDRAEESTNYRFSSSMSNEFRVLINEILGLNAMLIKECDKPELKGYASNIQNTGRSLLSLVNDVMDFSKIESGEMEFAPVTYDSFLMLNEDYDLFAARAQDKNLDFVFKVDSNLPMELYGDEKRIRQIISNLLFYSIKYTKRGNVSLEVTFERVADGPRDSIELIIVVKDTGDGIPEVAMEHLFDISERIEQQRDVESVDLALNLTKRLVDLQCGSLEVDSTFGRGTTFKISIPQMVKKESPIGDFFTRRKNYVSSIEVVKNKFRAPNVNILVADELPMNLRVVKGFLKDTGITVDEVSNGMEALEKIKRKHYHIIFLDKEMPVMNGEEAFDIMKSLTGNPNMETPVVLLMSDDSVQPEFYKKAGFADCMQKPVREEALFAILNRLIPSNLVESKAELGSGAKLSVTPEDGVSVQKNEPKEIDAKTLIALIQDSKIPSDLLKLSASGFIDVNVGLNFCKNDEELYRNLLVDFQKLNRGNSLEAAMDNEDFELYRIEMRSLKSAALTIGAIDVASRAKAMEFACKDGHYDYVQMHHQDFIREYNHLINALTEIL, via the coding sequence ATGAAAGTTAGTGTTGGCAGAAAAGATAGTCCCTTGACTAAAGATCGTGCTGAGGAGTCTACAAATTACAGATTTTCCTCCAGTATGAGTAACGAGTTCCGCGTTCTCATAAATGAAATTCTCGGCTTGAACGCAATGCTGATCAAGGAATGCGATAAGCCGGAATTGAAGGGGTATGCGAGCAACATACAGAACACTGGTCGCAGCCTCCTTTCTCTTGTTAACGACGTGATGGACTTTTCAAAGATTGAATCTGGGGAAATGGAGTTTGCTCCCGTCACTTATGATTCGTTTTTGATGTTGAATGAAGACTACGACTTGTTCGCCGCCCGAGCCCAGGATAAGAATCTTGACTTTGTTTTCAAGGTGGATTCCAATCTTCCCATGGAACTTTATGGCGACGAGAAACGAATCCGCCAGATTATAAGCAACTTGCTGTTCTATTCCATCAAGTACACGAAAAGAGGAAACGTATCTCTTGAAGTCACTTTTGAACGAGTTGCTGACGGTCCCCGTGATTCCATTGAATTGATTATCGTCGTGAAGGATACAGGTGACGGCATTCCTGAAGTGGCCATGGAGCACCTGTTTGATATTTCTGAACGAATCGAACAGCAGCGCGATGTGGAAAGCGTTGACCTTGCCTTGAACCTGACGAAGCGTTTGGTGGATCTGCAGTGCGGTTCCCTGGAAGTGGATAGTACTTTCGGAAGGGGTACGACGTTCAAAATATCCATTCCCCAAATGGTGAAAAAGGAATCACCCATTGGAGACTTCTTTACCCGAAGAAAGAACTACGTTTCGTCCATTGAAGTGGTGAAGAATAAGTTCCGTGCTCCCAACGTGAATATTCTTGTGGCAGATGAATTGCCCATGAACTTGCGTGTGGTGAAGGGCTTCTTGAAGGATACCGGCATCACCGTGGACGAGGTTTCCAATGGAATGGAAGCCCTTGAAAAAATCAAGCGCAAGCATTACCACATTATTTTCCTGGACAAGGAAATGCCGGTCATGAACGGTGAAGAGGCTTTTGATATCATGAAGTCTCTCACGGGAAATCCGAATATGGAAACCCCTGTGGTCTTGCTCATGTCCGACGACTCTGTGCAACCGGAGTTCTACAAAAAGGCCGGTTTTGCGGACTGCATGCAGAAACCTGTTCGTGAAGAGGCTCTATTTGCAATTCTTAACAGGTTGATTCCTTCGAACCTTGTGGAATCAAAGGCTGAACTGGGTAGTGGTGCCAAGCTTTCGGTAACTCCTGAAGATGGCGTGTCGGTACAAAAGAATGAGCCTAAGGAAATTGATGCAAAGACGCTGATAGCCTTGATTCAAGACTCAAAGATTCCGTCGGACTTGCTTAAGCTTTCTGCATCGGGTTTCATTGATGTTAACGTAGGCTTGAATTTCTGCAAGAATGACGAGGAACTGTACCGTAATCTGTTGGTGGATTTCCAAAAGCTGAACAGGGGAAATTCTCTTGAAGCTGCCATGGATAATGAGGACTTCGAACTTTATCGAATCGAAATGAGGTCCCTGAAAAGTGCCGCCCTGACTATTGGCGCAATCGATGTGGCAAGCCGTGCGAAGGCAATGGAATTCGCCTGCAAGGATGGCCACTACGATTACGTGCAGATGCATCACCAGGATTTTATTCGCGAATACAATCACTTGATTAACGCGTTAACCGAAATTCTTTAA
- a CDS encoding beta-lactamase family protein, with amino-acid sequence MKFMAEEIQRLLRQAENEGVFNKAVAGFILSDGSQQIVTLNTEQNTVFDIASLTKVCPTSTLALSYILEGKLSVDAKVVDFIPELQTNYREDIRVFHLLTHSLDYRVPMKTLRELPPEGILDALYKYQFAAAPGAQFNYGNPASVLLGMILCRLTGKSLQEQGAERFFRPLKMTRSGWDPLTRPENPIPKDQISPTEICSFRGREIQGEIHDESAWVLRKLFPVGSAGMFSCVPDLLNFVQMMLNDGVDVHGNVQNSGAPNGVARIAPAGILKLASTNAFTNPAYGSCPAGAAGDCTALGWELNAPKFMGTKVSPRTFGKTGFTGASIVADPDKGAAVVLLSNFTYPHREPNADRIHAFRAKLADAFFAM; translated from the coding sequence ATGAAATTCATGGCAGAAGAAATTCAACGTCTTTTAAGGCAGGCCGAAAACGAAGGTGTATTCAACAAGGCCGTGGCAGGCTTCATCCTTAGCGATGGCAGCCAGCAAATCGTCACCCTGAACACCGAGCAAAACACGGTCTTTGACATTGCATCGCTGACAAAGGTTTGTCCCACATCGACCCTCGCCCTCAGTTACATTCTCGAGGGAAAACTCTCTGTGGATGCGAAAGTTGTAGATTTCATTCCTGAGTTACAGACAAATTATCGCGAAGACATCCGCGTATTCCATCTGCTGACACACAGCCTGGATTACCGCGTTCCCATGAAGACCTTGAGGGAGCTTCCGCCCGAGGGAATTCTTGACGCGCTTTACAAGTACCAGTTTGCGGCAGCGCCTGGTGCCCAGTTCAATTACGGAAACCCTGCCAGCGTGCTGCTGGGCATGATCCTGTGTCGCCTTACGGGAAAGTCCCTGCAGGAACAGGGGGCGGAACGTTTCTTTAGGCCGCTGAAGATGACCCGCTCCGGATGGGACCCGCTGACGCGCCCCGAGAACCCCATCCCGAAGGACCAGATATCTCCTACGGAAATCTGCAGTTTCCGCGGCAGGGAGATCCAAGGTGAAATTCACGACGAAAGCGCCTGGGTACTGCGAAAGCTTTTCCCCGTAGGAAGCGCAGGCATGTTCAGCTGCGTTCCCGACCTGCTGAACTTCGTGCAGATGATGCTGAACGACGGCGTAGACGTACATGGCAACGTTCAAAACAGTGGCGCACCAAACGGAGTCGCCCGCATCGCTCCTGCCGGCATCCTCAAGCTAGCAAGCACCAACGCCTTTACCAATCCCGCCTACGGCAGCTGCCCCGCAGGCGCAGCAGGCGACTGTACCGCCCTGGGCTGGGAACTGAACGCACCCAAGTTCATGGGAACCAAGGTCTCCCCCCGGACTTTCGGCAAAACAGGATTCACTGGCGCAAGCATCGTGGCCGATCCCGACAAGGGCGCCGCCGTAGTGCTCCTCAGCAACTTCACCTACCCCCATCGCGAACCCAACGCCGACCGCATCCACGCCTTCCGCGCAAAGCTGGCCGACGCGTTCTTCGCCATGTAA
- a CDS encoding TraR/DksA C4-type zinc finger protein → MAEKKPVKMSDADLKFFEDMLIEKRRELVTAQTESDKAETFKSQMQAGDGGESNSADLATDYNALETNFELAAREGKYLVYLEEALKRIKKGTFGICKVCGELIPKPRLMAVPTATKCVNCKEETKRKEREDSRLEMARLLAEEQRRELMARAKK, encoded by the coding sequence ATGGCTGAAAAGAAACCTGTAAAAATGAGCGACGCTGACCTCAAGTTTTTTGAAGATATGCTTATTGAAAAACGTCGTGAGCTGGTGACGGCCCAGACGGAATCCGACAAGGCTGAAACTTTCAAGAGCCAGATGCAGGCTGGCGATGGTGGCGAATCCAATAGCGCCGACCTTGCTACTGACTACAATGCCCTGGAAACCAACTTTGAACTTGCTGCCCGCGAAGGCAAGTACCTTGTCTATCTTGAAGAAGCTCTCAAGCGCATCAAGAAGGGTACCTTCGGTATTTGCAAGGTTTGTGGCGAACTTATTCCCAAGCCCCGCCTGATGGCAGTGCCCACCGCTACCAAGTGCGTGAACTGCAAGGAAGAAACCAAGCGTAAGGAACGCGAAGATAGCCGTTTGGAAATGGCCCGTTTGTTGGCAGAAGAACAGCGTCGCGAACTGATGGCACGCGCTAAGAAGTAA